GTGTTTCTTTGTTGACGTAGGCTCTTGTGCGCGCATAATGATCTttctaacaaaaattatctaaacaCCTTGGAAAGTAACTATTCTACGAATAAACATTCCATGAAAAGAATCACCCAACAAAATGAAACACtctataaaaatgttgaaagaaGATATTTCGTGTGAGCGGAGAATCTGTTACATTGTATATATCTTTCATTGGATTTAATCATTCcgaaaaaatatacagattgaaatatattcgcgTTCCATAATTCAGGGAAACTGATCAATTCCTCTGGACACTTACTGTCAAAACTGACAAACAGTTCGGGCATATCTTCGACAGAGACCATACTACGATAGTCCAATCGAGGAGCCGTTGTCGAAGTTTTGCTACCTCGACTACTGTCCACGCTGCTGCTACCTGACGATGTCAATGGTTGCTGTCTGATGAATGTGCCCACGGAAGACCGCCTGAAAGAAAGTGATAATGTTAGAGAATAGGCACAAAGATGTTTTCAAAATTGCGTTTCAAAATCACGAGTACACGAGATTCTCTGACTTTCGTGTTCCCTGTAATTTCGAAGCAATGTACACTGATCAATATACAATATGGTAAAGAGCAATTAAATCTTAAGGGAAACAACAACATTcaagataaatgttaaaattgtaTCCAACGTGTATGCATCGTGAAATAAAGTTCAATGACTGCTCAGGGAATATTAAAACGCTGTGTTTTTGATTGATCGGTGAATCGTGTGTTGTTTGTAAGCGATACACATTATTCGGTCTTGGTGtagtttctgaaaaaaatgatgGTAAGTTTACCTGAAAAGCGGGAAAACGGAGGAAGAATGTTCTTTCTCAATCTTtgagaaagatttaaaaaaaaatataaacaaataaataaaatgaaagatagaTGAAGAGTGTTGTTCCTGAGAAGCTCGAAACagtgaaatttatgaaaaactagtacaattatacttatatatatatcgtttgtTCATTAAACAACTTATAATGAAAGGATGTTACAGATGAATGAATGATCTTAGATGTAATTATGGGAAAATAGCAAGAAACAAACTAGAAATCTAAGaagataaatgtttaataaaaataatataaaatttaacagcCAATCAGAGATaggaagagaaagatagagaaagagcAAAAGAGAGCGGAACAATAGTgggcaagaaaaaaaaatataaggacAAAGTGGATTAATATGGATACAATATAAACTTGCTGGTTCATGACTGGGCCTAAACTCACCCTATAAGCCCTCCTGGACCAGGTGAAATCTGAGGATTGCTGGAGTCctgggagagagaggaggcggTAAGCGGAGGTGTTCCTCCAGCTCTACCGCCCCCACCGCTCTCTTCGCTGGGAGTTTTAGCAAACAGGCCCGAGCTAAAGTCACTCACCAGGTTGATCGGCGAGCTTATATCCACCACCATTACATATTCTTTGTTAGTCACATTGGAAACGATagttaaactttatttttaacacaGATTTACCATCACAGTCTGATTGATAATACTGGTCTCAAaatggtaataaaaataatcagtatttcctaataaatttttagaataaaaattttacttgtaCAACTACTGAAtcactaaatattatttcaatgaaagttcttttataaactttaatcaATGTTTTGTacgaatttgataaatatactaACTTTGAACGACTaatttatttcagatataGAATATATCTACAAtgctaattaataaaaaagtttgaaaaagatgaaaaatggaaaagcaaaattgaaaaaaacggACTATGATGGTACAAGATTAGATTGAAGACAAGGACGTAATTGGAACTGCCACACGTGCCCATTCCTTTGATTTCTTTACTCcatttagaaattgaaaaaagatatatcccAAAGCGCGTTTCGCAAATGCAATAAGCCGCTTGCTTCTACGcgcaaatttctaataaatattctatattaaaataaatgaggatattcataataaaactcGTTTCTAAGAACTATAAAACGTTTTTATTACGTATGTGCGTGATATAAGCAATTCGTTTCATTATGAATAGCCTCAAGTAcgctataaatattacttttagttctaaaaaatttcagCAGAAAGCAATCACACGAAAAACAAACGTTACATCATATAAAGGAGGCCAGACCATTGAAAACCTTCcttgtatataaaaagtatgcaaaattgttttttcattgaattacTCATTTCTAACATACACGAATGATAAAGTAAAACATAAAAgcatatatgattaatttttgaataaaattattgtaccatataagatacaagaaaatttttataaaaattttatggacTTATAAACaaggataattattatcaccTTGAGAAAACTTTGCTGAAAACTGATGAATGATGAGAATCCGCGCTATTAGGAAGGCTCGAAACTTTATCAGATCCAGATTTATCATCTTCTTTTTCACCAGTTAATCCTTCCATCCATGACAAAGGATATGATAATCGTTTTAACAtctgaataataattgttaaacaaGATAAGAATTAGATTAAATGGATatcaagtatataaattttaatattaccttATTTTTACGAGTCTCTTGTTTATCGTCATCTTTGTGTTCCTCATCCTTCTCAGGTTCCTCTGCATTACTGTCTAAGCTAAAAGACACTGAACTCGCCTTTTTCCTGCCGTTAATAGCAGAACCACTATCTAGCGAATCAGTTGTTACGTTCGTCGGAGCAATAGTAATAGGAGGGACCCAATCTGAAGATAAGACAATATCTGCGTCTGAATATACTTTCTTTGTGGGGTTAGGCTGAACTACTGGGAAAGGGGGATTAGGGTCACGTATGTCGATACCAGAGTCGTGGCATGACAGTTTGACTAGAGATCCTTCTTCACCTTCGGGAATCACCTTCGATTTCGCAGAATCCGTCTGTAAATATTGATCTTTATTAAAGTTTGAACTtcgataaagaattttatattgtattccaCTAATAATGAACAACTAACTTTGTcagaatttaaagaatcttGTTGTTCATCTTCAACTGGCCATGGATATTGATCTTTACTAGGAACTGGCCAATGATGGTCAAGCATAGAACGTCTACGTTCCTCTAATGTTCTACTTGCTTGACCACCACCGCTCACCTCTTTaatctcttctttctccttttctttctctttctccttctccttctctttttctttggtTGTCGTTGTATCTTCTTcctatgattttaataaaaaattattattggaattattattggataattgttttgatataaaaatttaatttattaaatataaatattaatgtacatTTTGGAGATTGGTAGGAGTAACGAGATCTCTCTCAAAGGCCTTTGGAAAAGCGTCTCCATCTCTCTCGGTATAACTGCATACGTTTTCAGCATCATCCGCTGTTAATTCcggaaaattttcttctttttctggcGACTGACATTTCACATTCTCAGTTTGCGAAGGTttcttcatataataaatttctggtTTCTTATCTAAATTTCCAGATTCCGTATGTCCAACACGCATATGCGCgatatcgtaataaattgCAGCATTCACTACAAATTCCATTGGTGCAATAACACCATAAGATTCAGCTCCATGTTCAATTACAAGAGGATCAGAGACATTAGGATCAAACATTACTGCATTCGGTGTAACTAGCAATACTCCACCAACAACACCctgtaaataaaagtaaaaataattttaataacataaaagaaCTAATAAGAAAACACAAAAAagctttatataaataaattgagatATAAACTTTACCTGACCATCTGTGATATGACGAAcagtaatttttagaaatctttCTTTGAATGGCTGTTCTTCCTCTTCTATAACTGTATTTGTAACACCAAGAGGTGTTTTTACTCTTTCCATATGGCTTGATTTGGGTGACACAGGCCTCAGGTTATCCAAaagttctataaaaaataatataatatagagacttttgatcatattaattattttgaagtattttttataaaatagaaattacatattgaaaattacatattatataaaatataaaaaattttaatattgtaaaaagatatagtagttgttttatcatatttaattcgaagcgttttaaattttaatttacataatacaacatttaaatagtaatattgaACTTAATAAGAACaacaaatactaaaaataatgacataatgattataatatacttgtattttatataaaataaaatcaatgtatatttatttttcatttatttttcaatatattataggtTATGTTTGATGCACATAATAACGCCATATGCTTTTCATAGTTTACATCATGACGTTGATCAGCTggtgtattatatgtatacagtcagtgatgaaaaaaattaaaataaaaatgcattgacttttcaaagattattttatacatagaaataaatataagataattttttttgtttgaaacaacttaaaattattaaagttaattatttgcaaatgcACATAGtgaaatcgattaaatatatttaatgaattatatattattatatatttctccaATAAATCGTAGaaagacaaataatttaattagattaagttttaattatcgattaaaatgtCTGGTACACTTGATATAAATAGATCATGAAGAAAAACGAACAGAATGCGCGGGAAATAAAGACAACAAAGAACACGTGACactttaaaaatcgattcatcatttttttttcatatacacaattatatatatcaactaaaactatatatctttttttacttaGAACATATTTTGTGTTTTTGATGTTATATTTAGTCATctattcttttgattttacgAACATTAACTTTCTGACATGACAGTGTAAAGTGGCGCCATCGAATAATCAGTTTATGTTTACTGCGAATctctttcaatatatatttatatattttcacttcAATAATTGCCatcaaaatgttttattatttatttatttgcaccAGGTAtactatttttacttttattatatacttgatTACTATTtcactatataaataataatctatcaaGAAATTCGATGTTTCTAGCAGCTGTTACAAGtcacaataaaatatcaaaacgcTTCACCATGCAACAAATGTAAATCGAAAACAAAATTGGCGCGAACGCCTTTATGAATAATGGAATAGAAAACTAAATGGTGTGCATTCAGGTAAGTCGCATTGACTTACCTGGCCAAATATCAAGATGAATTGGGTCTCGATAATATCTGACTCTACAAAGTGTCGCGTAGAATGTTAATACTGGTATATTGCATATATCGAATAGATAAGACATGGCGCCTATGCTTGCTAAACTTAATATACAGTTTTGACATATACTGTAACGTTCTCTTAATATTAGTTTTTGCATTGAAATGAAAGCAAATTTCGCCAATGGCACAGCAAATTTTATAACCAtatggtattttttttcttttgctttcaTCTAATTACATATcgagttaataatatatgatgttcaaaaaaaaaatacgatattaaaatgCGTTAcaggatagaaataaaaataatataatattataaaatcaaatacaaattcaatacaaaatcaaataaaaaataacctagtaatagaatatagaatagaatataatgcttacacattatgatatattatattttaattataaatctctgtagaatagaaataatatatggaatgtcatatttataattctatccaatttaattattaataaacgatttaaaatctttatttattaaccaattaaaaacaaattacatatattatacttgcAAAAGATAAGATTGTATTgcgaataaaacataaaaaaaaaatctttaaatctcACGCAACATTGATTTAGTTGTCATCAGCATTGATGATTAACATTGAAAatcaatagaatatattaatatttataaaaatcaatcaattttaatatatctgtcTTTTCTCATATcgctttactttttattaatcgttaataggttaaataaaatttcatacataCTATTGgccaattttgaaatcatttcacgttcaatttttttaacgaatgaaCTTTTATTACGgtgtgaaataaataaaaattaccctTTTCCTCTGGAGGTAGGTCATCCTGGGACTCATGATCGTGATAAGGATCCGGACTAGGTGCGTCGGCAGTTCCGCTTTTTGTTTGACCTTCTCCTTCCACGGGTATCCAAAGTTGCTGGCCAGGGTAAATGAAAGTACTTCCTAGTCTGTTAAATTTGCTCAGCTCGGATGGCGTTGTATCGAATCTTGCGGCCACCGACGTCAGCGTGTCTCTATCGCCCACCTGCGCCAAAGAAGACAAGAATTAGCTACGAGTAATTGATAAACAAGTCTCATAAGGAAATACATATTGTTCACGAGTATGGGCGGGGTCGTTTTGCTAGTTTGTTTCGCACCAGTGACGAAAGACAGAAATAGATTAACGGTAATGGGGAAAGATAATGCCTATTGTATTGCGGAGCGCATGAAACTTCACTCGAGAGTTAGATTTCACTTAGAAACGCGGAAATTGATAGAAAACTATCTTCGTTGACCggaattaattaagatatacgattaaaatcatataatagaatttttaaaaacacgaTCAATGTAAAATTTGCAGATTGGTTGAGAATTTAGTTAGTTTTCACATCGATGACCGCGTAGTTACCCTTAAATGCAAATCACTAGTTAGTGATTGCGTGGGAATAATGTGCGTGGTGTGGTTTTCGTTGAATCGATATGAGAATGGTTCGAAAGCCAATCAAGGAGATTATCGATCGCGAGAAGTGGCATGCATCGATGGCGATCCTGCATCTGGACGCGTCGTTGACGTGCCACCACAGACCAGGCGGTTTAGAACCCAGGCGAATATCGGTGGAACGCAATTTCATGGACCAATGCTGACGCAACGTCATAAACTTTCAAACGTCTGACGATCATATCCTCCATCGAATTATTTCGCGAGTAACAACttcatttcgaaatatcgtATTTACTTAATTCATTTGGTTCGTTTTcagttaacaaatttaattataggtgaaaatatggataaattcgaaatgaCTCGtctttataaactttttttgataaatacaatacgaaatataatattgttctcAATCTAGAAGaacatatattgatttaaaagttatctaacctaacctaacctatctTAATTACCTTGTTTACTACTACGTTAAACTTGTAAATTGTCACTAGATGATACAGATAGTCCTAGCGAGTTTCTACTATACAGAACCGAGACAATGAAGTTAGATAGGATAAGAAATGGAATAGTTTCACCAAGATAAGAAACATTTGTCATTTTGAAATGTTTCGAAGCATTATGAAATATCAGAGAGGAACGTTTATGCAACATCTAACGTCACGATAcattttgaaacattataaCGTTATGTGCACAGCAGTTCCTGAAACACAATACCCATAATGTTCATGTAACGGTTCGCTGTAATGTCTGTGCAATGGCACCGGTATCGTCTTGCAAGGTTCCCTGCAACGACGTTACGGTACAATGTTCTCTGAAACGTTACTTATCCTCCGTGTTTCAGCTACGTTTAAATGTTTCGTTTCATcttcatttcttctttccctcctGTTGCTGCAAAGCAAGATGAACGtgtagaaaattgaattcacgCTTTCACTTCAATTTAATCCCGTGAAGTTCTTTCTTTATCTAGCAGAAAAAATACAATcactttttttgattaaagtgaaacaattcttttcttaaaaataacgtTCAAAGTAtcctttaatcttttttttaccgaTCCTAAATTTTAacgtatcatttttttcacaaaaaacatattttgcaattattaatcatttatatacattttctttatatatataagcaaagtaaagaagtaaaaatttacTCCTGAAAGAAttgttctactttttttttctttttattgatttgaATGTACTATAGATCATAATTTACATACCGAATATATTAGtgcattattatctttattaaaattcgtctCAGAAGAGTTAAAATATCTCCTTTTATCCGGCTATAAGTATATTCACGCGATAACCAAAAGGACCATTAGGACATTTGCATAATCCGGCAGAAATGGCGTGCAAGGAGAGATATCGAGTAACAGAAAATTGGAATTGAAAGAGAGGACTAGAGACCATTCGGTCCATTACTACGACTCTCCGTATAAATTCATGTTCAATGGCCTTTAATGACGCCGTATCATTAAACAGACATcgattttccacgattttctAATGACATATCATTGGTTGGACAAATGTTTAATCAGGCTTCGGATATTATCCTTGTTAATAATAAGTTGAGCATCGCGTTGATACGGCAAGTACAAGCGAGAGAATCAGCATAGCGATGGCTGACGAGACACGATCTACGTGGTAGAATTTAGACGTGACAGGCGTTTCAATCGACGACGAACAGACGAAACGTCTGATTATAACACGACTCGATCTACTTCCGCGTATGACAATTGACGCGGCTGTAGTGAGTTTTGTGAGGGATtgaaatcgtggaaaaaagaaggaatataaattaaataaaatagagagaatgtaaaaaagatttttagttATCCTGAATTtggaaatgttaaataaattctcaattacaaaaaaaaaaaatttacaaaatgtcTTAGCCtgtatttgattgaaaataatttttaatttgttatagtTGGTTTAAGATTgagaaaatttgattgaaaatatagttccaattttttttttttttttaccaaagaGATTAATGGAATCCTTTGTTTCCCGCATtccattatgaaataaaaagaaacgagtaaGAAGTAATAGTCATAGGTCCTCTAAGAAAGATCATCCAGGAGAAAAAGCGGTCCAAGTTGAAAAGTAGGATCGACCGaggaagacaaaaaaaaagcacGGATCGGGGTGATGAAGCTTTTAAgctgaagaaaaagaaagaaggtggGGCAAGGAAAGAAGAGGGATGATGTTTTGTAAAACGGCAGAGTAAGAAGGGTGACACGGCATTGTTTCAGTTTCTGCGTCTTTAGCTTCACAGTGGCTCTCAAAATGAAACATCATTTgaacaaaataacaaatatttattatccgaAGAGAATTCACTTTTCCATCTCGACTTtcattcgttattttaattgacTTTATTTACTGAAGTTAATGtactttttacgatttttaagatttataccgtaaaaaaaaaacagatcgTTATTTCTGtcagagaataataataacgaaatgcTTTTTAACGTTCTTTCTTCAATGTTTCGTATCAACTTGTAGTCGACAACAAAATATTGCCTCactcaaataaattaaaagatcagACTGTTCAATCGGAAACGTTAATCGCaataagaagaatttattattaaattaaaaacaacattttcatatatttcttttaattcttacaACATATCAAGATCATTTCTCGAAATCCACGTACTACAAATAAAATAGCTTTGCAAGAGACAGTAcataacgataaaatttctcgACTCGATTTTATATCtcgatacaaatttaataaaggaacCGATTTCCAATTACCACCATTTCATTTCCAAATTTAACAAGAGATCGTTCGAGAGCTTTGAGAATGAGCACCTCTTTAGGGTGCTTGGGCTTGGAGAGGGAGAGCCATCCCATTCACAAAAGATCGCGCAAGAAAGCGCCCGTTGTCCCGattctttcttccctctttttctaCGTAGCCGGGTTACCTTCATCCTCACCCTCCACTCCACCCCCTCCTCGAAAGAAGAACTTTTTTATTCAGGGTCGTCGCGTTTTCGCGGTTTACGTATCCGATAATAACTCTTCCTCCGTGCCTTGACATCTCAATACCTGCAACACCCCTTGCAATTATCCTCCTTATCTCTCGCACCAGGTGAACCTTTGGATCCGGCGTTATCCGACGATAAGACGTAACAGGGTAACGAGGCGAGGATGGAATTTAATCATCCCTCGAGAAGGGAAGGCTCTGCTTCGCGACAACTTTCATCccttatcgatcgatcaattaattaatcagcCGAACCTTTGGATGACGGGTTTTATTCAGCTGGCTCTTGGCCAACCGAGTTCGAAACATCGACGCATCAAAAGGATATAATAGTCTTTGCCTCTAATCTGTCTGGATCTTTTTAGTTTCGAATCTGTGCGTTTTTTTAgtggtaataaaatataactggtatcaaaaaatttgagaaatctcTCTCCGATAATACGATgctatatataacaatatttcaatcatttatgataaatagaaCTGGAATGATTCCAAAAGGGGAGAGGAAGCAGtatcaacatttttaatttagaaagaatATCCTACGAAAGGTAGCGAAAGGTcaa
This DNA window, taken from Apis cerana isolate GH-2021 linkage group LG5, AcerK_1.0, whole genome shotgun sequence, encodes the following:
- the LOC107997602 gene encoding nuclear receptor coactivator 7 isoform X29: MADHGKMSKSRSVDHGFAAPFDWDSSKNKVDQGRFESVDEFAKDTDSESEDGSRTRLNFNIIPYTVGDRDTLTSVAARFDTTPSELSKFNRLGSTFIYPGQQLWIPVEGEGQTKSGTADAPSPDPYHDHESQDDLPPEEKELLDNLRPVSPKSSHMERVKTPLGVTNTVIEEEEQPFKERFLKITVRHITDGQGVVGGVLLVTPNAVMFDPNVSDPLVIEHGAESYGVIAPMEFVVNAAIYYDIAHMRVGHTESGNLDKKPEIYYMKKPSQTENVKCQSPEKEENFPELTADDAENVCSYTERDGDAFPKAFERDLVTPTNLQNEEDTTTTKEKEKEKEKEKEKEKEEIKEVSGGGQASRTLEERRRSMLDHHWPVPSKDQYPWPVEDEQQDSLNSDKTDSAKSKVIPEGEEGSLVKLSCHDSGIDIRDPNPPFPVVQPNPTKKVYSDADIVLSSDWVPPITIAPTNVTTDSLDSGSAINGRKKASSVSFSLDSNAEEPEKDEEHKDDDKQETRKNKMLKRLSYPLSWMEGLTGEKEDDKSGSDKVSSLPNSADSHHSSVFSKVFSSSPINLVSDFSSGLFAKTPSEESGGGGRAGGTPPLTASSLSQDSSNPQISPGPGGLIGRSSVGTFIRQQPLTSSGSSSVDSSRGSKTSTTAPRLDYRSMVSVEDMPELFVSFDIQAPNFPELEGLELIPRPAHSCEDPPLYLRLRTGRPKDKKIPRSTPIMSYGKKKLRPEYWFSIPRNRVDDLYRFIHAWVPSLYGELDENYWRERGYILLDTDTDLSPELSGVHEAGKAGEGTTEEGKSRQDSDEISELTRESWELIKAPYVKLYSILKTSSTSADSEQNQDPEVLSMSEELRRALYTNSAVSIDNDVIVPDLVGVTEILSDEHREQLCRHLPARAEGYLWTLVFSTSQHGFSLNSMYRKMAKIESPILLVIEDTEGNVFGALTSCSLHVSDHFYGTGESLLFKFTPRFQAFHWTGDNLYFIKGNNESLAIGAGDGKFGLWLDGDLYQGRTQSCSTYGNEPLAPREDFVVKTLECWAFI